The Gemmatimonadota bacterium DH-78 region ACGTGCTGACGAAGGAAGAGGGCGGACGTCACACTCCGTTCTTCAACAACTACCGTCCGCAGTTCTACTTCCGCACCACGGACGTGACGGGTGCGGTGGAGCTTCCGGAGGGAGTGGAGATGGTGATGCCGGGCGACAACGTGCAGATGGAGGTGGAGCTGATCACGCCCATCGCCATGGACAAGGAGCTGCGCTTCGCGATCCGCGAGGGCGGCCGCACGGTCGGTGCCGGCGTCGTCACCGAGATCATCGAGTAACCCGCGGTCACTGACCGAAGGACTGAGCGAATTATGGCCGACAGGATTCGGATTCGACTGAAGGCGTTCGATCACTGGATCGTGGATCAGACCGCGTCCGACATTGTGAGAACGGCTCAGAAGACGGGGGCGAGCGTGCGGGGACCGATCCCGCTGCCTACCCGCCGCCAGCGGTGGACCGTGCTCCGGTCGCCCCACATCGACAAGAAGAGCCGGGAGCAGTTCGAGCTGCGGACCCACAAGCGCCTCATCGACATCGTGGACAGCCGTCCCCAGACGATCGATGCGCTGACGAAGCTGGATCTGCCGGCCGGCGTGGACGTCGAGATCAAGGTCGATTGACGATGGCCGGAATCATTGGAAGAAAGGTCGGAATGACGCGCGTCTTCGACGAGAACGGCAAGCAGGTGCCGGTCACTGTCGTCGAGGCCGGGCCGTGCCCGATCACACAGATCAAGACCGCCGAGACGGACGGGTACCAGGCTCTTCAGCTGGGCTTCGGCTCCAGGAAGGCCAAGCGCGCTGTTCGCGCCGAGGTGGGCCACGCGGCCCGCGCCGGCGTCGAGGGAGCTCCGCGACTGGTTCGCGAGTTCCCGATGAACGGCGAGGCCTACGAGCTGGGCCAGGTGCTCACCGTCGAGCAGTTCGAGGCCGGCGACCGGGTGAAGGTGACCGGGACGTCGAAGGGCCGTGGGTTCCAGGGTGTCGTGAAGCGTCATGGCTTTGCGGGTCGCCCGGGCGGACATGGGCATCCCATGTCGCGGAACCCCGGGTCGCTCGGACCGGGTACGGACCCCTCCCGCGTGATCAAGGGCAAGAAGCTGCCCGGTCAGATGGGTGGCGCCCGCACCACGATCCGCAACCTCACGGTCGTGAAGGTCGACGGCGAGCGGAATCTGCTCTTCATCAAGGGTGGACTTCCGGGCTCGCGCGACAGTTTCGTCCTCATCACCAAGTAAGTGACCGATGTTCAAGGCACGCTACTACAAGACTGACGGCTCGAAGGGGAGGGCCCGGCCGCTGCCGGTCTCGCTCTTCGACGGAGTCGTCAACGAGGCGGTCCTGCACCAGGTGGTGAAGGCCTATCTCGCCAACCAGCGGCAGGGGACCGCGGCTGCGAAGAATCGCAGTGCGGTCGCCGGCGGAAGCCGGAAGCCCTGGCGGCAGAAGGGGACGGGACGCGCGCGGCAGGGAACGATCCGCGCCGTGCAGTGGACCGGTGGAGGCCGTGCCTTCCCGCCCATCCCGCACTCCTGGCGCCAGCGCATCCCGCGGAAGGTCAAGGCGCTCGCGCGTCGCTCCGCCTTCAACGCGCGGGCCGAGGCCGAGCGGGTCGTCCTGGTCGACGCATTCGACTACGACGCTCCGAAGACCTCGCGGATCCGTGACTACCTCGCCGGGATCGAGCTCGGGGGCCGCAAGGTGCTCGTGCTGACCCACGGCACCAACGAGGTGGTCTACCGCTCCGCCCGGAACCTGCAGGAGGTCGAGGTTCGGGCGTTCGGGACCGAGTCCGTCTACGACATCCTGTGGGCCGATACGGTGGTGATCGAGCGCGAGGCGCTGGATGCCCTCGAGGCCGAGGAACCGAAGGCGGCGGCCGAGAAGGCCGCCCCGGTGGTGGCCGAGGCCGAGCCCGAGCAGGTGGAGGCGCCGGAGGCCGAGGAGGCCGCCGAGCCGGAGACCGCCGTCGAGGCGGACAGCGAGGAGGAGGCCGACGATGCGTGATCCGCGCGAAGTGATCGTGAAGCCGCTGATCACCGAGAAGAGCGCCCGGGCGATGGAGGGGAACGTCTACACCTTCGTCGTCGACAAGGGGGCCAACAAGATCGAGATCGGTCAGGCCGTCGAGAAGCTGTGGGACGTGAAGGTCGAGAGCGTCCGCACCATGGTCTACGCGGGCAAGGCGCGCCGCGCGCTCATGGGTCGGATGAGCCGGACCCGACAGGTGGGTCGTCGGCCGGCCTGGAAGAAGGCGCTGGTGACCCTCGTCGAGGGTGACCATATCGAGTTCTACGAGGTCGGGTGAGGGACTGAACGATGGCGATCAAGAAATTCAAGCCGATGACCCCCGGAACCCGGTTCCGGTCGACGGTCGAGAGCGCGGAGATCACGCGTCGCGGTCCCGAGAAGTCGCTCACGGAGTCGCTCAGCAGCTCTGGAGGCCGCAACCACCACGGTCGCATCACGATGCGGCGGCGGGGTGGCGGTCACAAGCGGAAGTACCGCCGGATCGACTTCAAGCGCGACAAGTTCGACGTGCCCGGCAAGGTCGTGGCCGTCGAGTACGACCCGAACCGCTCCGCGAACATCGCGCTGATCCACTATGCCGACGGGGAGAAGCGCTACATCCTTCACGTCCGCGGCATGGAAGTGGGCCAGGAGATCACGGCGGGTCCGGCGTCGGACATCAAGCCGGGCAACGCGCTCCCGCTCGCCAACATCCCGCTGGGTACGACGGTTCACAACGTCGAACTCAAGCCGAAGAAGGGCGGCCAGATGGCGCGCTCGGCCGGGGCCGGGGTCCAGGTGGTCGCGAAGGAAGGCGACTACGTGACGCTTCGGCTGCCGTCTACCGAGATGCGCCGCGTGCACCGCGAGTGCATGGCCACCATCGGGCAGATCGGAAACGTCGACCACGAGCTCACTTCGGTGGGCAAGGCCGGTGCAATGCGCTGGCGGGGTCGCCGGCCGAAGGTTCGTGGCGTGGCCATGAACCCTGTCGATCACCCCCTGGGCGGGGGTGAGGGACGCACCTCGGGTGGACGCCCGCCGGTGTCGCCCTGGGGCACGCCCGATGGAAAGAAGACCCGTCACCGCAAGAAGAAGTCGAACAAGTTCATCGTCCGCGGCCGCAAGCGCGGCAAGTCGACGAAGAGCTGACGCTCCGGGAACCGAGGACCGACCGCCATGGCGCGTAGTATCAAGAAGGGCCCGTACATCGACGACAAGCTCCTCCTGAAGGTGGAGGTGATGAACTCGAGGAACGAGAAGAAGGTCGTGAAGACCTGGGCGCGTGCGTCCACCATCTCGCCGGAGTTCGTCGGGCACACCGTCGCTGTGCACAACGGCAACAAGTTCATTCCGGTTTACATCACCGAGAACATGGTGGGCCACAAGCTCGGCGAGTTCGCCCCGACGCGGCTGTTCCGCGGTCACGGTGGCAAGCTGGCCGACAAGCGGTCCAAGCGCTGATCGTGCTGGAGGAGAAGAGAGCCATGGAAGCCAGGGCAATCGCGCGATTCGTGCGCATGAGTCCACGGAAGGTCCGACTTGTCGTCGACCAGATCCGGGGCAAGAGCGTGAACGACGCCTATGCCATTCTGCAGTTCTCGAAGAAGTCGGCGGCCGAGCCGGTGTCGAAGACGCTGCGCTCCGCTGTGGCCAACGCCCAGAACCGGGCGGAGGACCAGGGCGAGGTCGTCGACGTCGACGAGATGATCGTTCGCGAGGCCTTTGTGAACGAGGGTCCGACGCTGCGCCGCTTTCGCGCCGCCGCAATGGGCCGGGCCGCTCCGATTCGCAAGCGTACGAGCCACATCACTGTGGTCGTCGAACACAAGGACGCCTGATCCGATGGGACAGAAGACGCACCCGACCGGGTTCCGCCTGGGCATCGTCAAGGACTGGAAGTCCCGCTGGTATGCCGAGCGCGACTTCCCGCGCCTCCTCATGGAGGACGAGACGATTCGCAAGTACCTGTTCCGTCGCCTCTCGCACGCCGCGATCGCGGCGGTCGACATCGAGCGGAAGCCGAGCAAGATCGTCGTTACGATCCACACCGCCCGCCCGGGCGTGGTGATCGGAAAGCGCGGCTCGGAGGTGGACAAGCTTCGCGACGAGCTCGCCGTGCTGACCAACAGCGAGATTTCGGTCAACGTGGAGGAGATCAAGCGCCCGGAGATCGATGCGCGGCTGGTGGCGGAGAACGTCGCGCATCAGCTTCGGCAGCGTGTGTCCTTCCGTCGTGCGATGAAGCGAGCCGTACAGAGCGCCATGCGGGCCGGCGCGGAAGGGATCAAGATCCAGTGCTCCGGCCGCCTGGGCGGAGCCGAGATCGCTCGCACCGAGGGCTACAACGAGGGACGCGTGCCGCTTCACACGCTGCGCGCCGACATCGACTATGCCCAGTTGGATGCCTTCACGACCTACGGGACCATTGGCGTGAAGTGCTGGATCTTCAAGGGCGAGGTGGTGGAGGAGCGGCGCGGCCGCACCTACTCCACCGGCGCGTAAGAGAGGAATAGAGCGATGCTGGCGCCGAAGAGGGTCAAGTACCGGAAGACGCACAAGGGTCGGATGCGCGGGAAGTCGCATCGGGGGAACAAGGTTTCCTTCGGCGAGTTCGGGCTGCAGGCCACCGAGTGCGGATGGATCACGAACCGACAGATCGAGGCTGCTCGTGTGGCGATGACCCGCCACATCAAGCGTGGCGGTAAGGTCTGGATCCGGATTTTCCCCGACAAGCCCATCACCCAGAAGCCGGCCGAGACCCGGATGGGGAAGGGCAAGGGCAACCCGGAGAAGTGGGTCGCCGTGGTCAAGCCCGGCCGTGTGATGTTCGAACTGGAAGGTGTCCCGGAGGAGGTGGCTCGCCGGGCGATGGAGCTGGCCTCGGCCAAGCTGCCCCTCAAGACCCGATTCCTGGTGCGCGAGCGCCAGCTCGGCGGCTGACGGAGATACAGATGAAGGCGGACGACATTCGGGACTGGGAGAACTCGGAGATCGAGGCCCGGCTCGGCGAGCTGAAGGAAGAGCAGTTTCGACTGCGATTCCGGAGCGCGACGATGGAGCTGGAGAACCCTCGGATCATCCGACAGATCAAGCGGGACATCGCCCGGCTGAAGACCATTCTCCGTGAGCGCGAGCTCGCGGGCAACGACTGACCGAGCTGCACATGGCTGAGACCGAAGAAGTGACCGAGGTCGCCGAGACCACCGACCGGAACCGCCGCAAGGTCCGGATCGGCGTGGTGACGAGTGATCGACAGGACAAGACGGTGACCGTGAGCGTCGAGCGTCGCTTCCCGCACCCGCTTTACGGCAAGCAGGTGAAGCGGACGAAGAAGTACCACGCGCACGACGAAGAGAACCAGTACCAGGTCGGGGACACCGTGCGGATCGTCGAGACCCGTCCGCTGTCGAAGACCAAGCGCTGGCGGGTGATCGAGCTCATCGAGCGGCCCGCGTGATCGGAGAACCGAGATGATCCAGCAAGAATCCGTGGTCCGCATCGCGGACAACAGCGGTGCCAAGGCCGCCCTGTGCATTCGTGTGCTCGGGGGCTCGAAGCGCCGGTATGCCCGTGTGGGTGACGTGATCGTCGCGACGGTCAAGGATGCCATCCCCAACGCCGCCGTGAAGAAGGGCGATGTGGTGAAGGCCGTGATCGTCCGGACGAGCAAGGAGATGCGTCGCCGCGACGGAACCTACATCCGCTTCGACGACAACGCGGCGGTGATCCTGAATCCCAATGGCGAGCCGCGCGGGACGCGCATCTTCGGGCCGGTCGGCCGGGAGTTGCGGGAGAAGAAGTACATGAAGATCGTCTCGCTGGCTCCCGAGGTTCTTTGAGATGAAGCACAAGCAGGGCGCCGGACCGCGGCGCAAGACGAAGATCGGGAAGGGCGACCGCGTTCGCGTGATCCGCGGGAACCACCGGGACCAGGAGGGCACCGTGTTGCGGGTGCTCTCGGACAAGGATTCGGTGGTGATCGAGGGGGTCAACATGCGCAAGCGCCACATGCGCCCCACCCAGTCCAACCCCGATGGGGGCATCGTCAGCATGGAGGCCCCGATCCACATCTCCAACGTGATGCTCGTGGATCCGGCGTCGGGTGAGGCCAGCCGCGTGCGGATCCAGGTGGAGAGCGACGGCACGAAGGAGCGGATCGCCGTGAAGTCGGGGAATCCGATCCCGCGGGCCCACTGAACCCGACGCGATCGGGACGCTGCACCGCGAACGTGGACGTGAGTCGACCGTCCACGCGACCGACACACTGAATGCGGGCCATGTCCCGCCTAGAGAGCCATGGAAGCGACACCCAGACTGCTGAACCACTACCACGAGCACGTGCGTCCGCGCATGACGGAGCTCTTCGGGTTCGAGAACCCGAACCAGGTCCCTCGGATCACGAAGGTCAAGATCAACGTGGGCGTGGGTGAGGCGAGCAAGAACCAGAAGCTCCTCGACTCCGTGGTGGAGGAGCTGGGGTTGATCACCGGCCAGAAGGCCCTGATCACCCGGGCGAGGAAGTCGATCTCGAACTTCGGACTCCGCGAGGGCATGCCGGTGGGAGCGGCCGTGACGCTGCGCAAGCGCCGGATGTACGAGTTCCTCGATCGCCTCGTGTCGGTCGCGATTCCTCGGGTGCGAGATTTCCGGGGGCTCAACACCCGGTCGTTCGACGGGCGCGGCAACTACACGATGGGCGTGAAGGAACAGATCATTTTCCCCGAGATCAACTACGATCGGGTGAACCGGATCCATGGAATGGACATCTCCGTGGTGACGGATACGGACAAGGACGACGAGGCGCTGGCGCTGCTCCGGGAAATGGGTTTCCCGTTTCGTGGCGAGGAGCCGGTCATCATCGGAGCGAACGGCGCGTGAACGTCGTGCATATCCAGCATCATCGAGAGTTGGGGGCTTGAATGGCCAGGAAGGCGCTGATTGAACGCCAGAAGGGCAAGCAGAAGTACGAGGTACGGCACCGCAACCGCTGTAACCGGTGCGGCCGGCCCCGGGCGTTCATCCGAAAGTTCGGTATCTGCCGGATCTGTTTCCGCGAGATGTCTCTGCGCGGTGAGATTCCGGGCGTGCGCAAGTCCAGTTGGTAGGGAGAGAAGATCATGATGACCGATCCCATCGCGGACATGCTCACGCGGGTCCGCAATGCCGGCACCGCCGGCCACCGCTGGGCCGACATGCCCGTGTCGAAGCTCAAGGTCGAGGTTGCGAAGCTGCTCAAGGAGCACGCCTTCGTCTTCGACTACAAGGTCCTGGATGACGGGAAGCACGGCGTGCTTCGCGTCTACCTCAAGTATCACGACGGGGCGCCGGTGATCCGGCACCTCGAGCGCGTCTCGCGACCGGGCCGGCGGCACTACGTGGGGGCGAAGGACATTCCCTCCGTGC contains the following coding sequences:
- the rplX gene encoding 50S ribosomal protein L24 codes for the protein MKHKQGAGPRRKTKIGKGDRVRVIRGNHRDQEGTVLRVLSDKDSVVIEGVNMRKRHMRPTQSNPDGGIVSMEAPIHISNVMLVDPASGEASRVRIQVESDGTKERIAVKSGNPIPRAH
- the rplE gene encoding 50S ribosomal protein L5, whose protein sequence is MEATPRLLNHYHEHVRPRMTELFGFENPNQVPRITKVKINVGVGEASKNQKLLDSVVEELGLITGQKALITRARKSISNFGLREGMPVGAAVTLRKRRMYEFLDRLVSVAIPRVRDFRGLNTRSFDGRGNYTMGVKEQIIFPEINYDRVNRIHGMDISVVTDTDKDDEALALLREMGFPFRGEEPVIIGANGA
- the rplW gene encoding 50S ribosomal protein L23, with amino-acid sequence MRDPREVIVKPLITEKSARAMEGNVYTFVVDKGANKIEIGQAVEKLWDVKVESVRTMVYAGKARRALMGRMSRTRQVGRRPAWKKALVTLVEGDHIEFYEVG
- the rplC gene encoding 50S ribosomal protein L3, with protein sequence MTRVFDENGKQVPVTVVEAGPCPITQIKTAETDGYQALQLGFGSRKAKRAVRAEVGHAARAGVEGAPRLVREFPMNGEAYELGQVLTVEQFEAGDRVKVTGTSKGRGFQGVVKRHGFAGRPGGHGHPMSRNPGSLGPGTDPSRVIKGKKLPGQMGGARTTIRNLTVVKVDGERNLLFIKGGLPGSRDSFVLITK
- the rpsS gene encoding 30S ribosomal protein S19, which translates into the protein MARSIKKGPYIDDKLLLKVEVMNSRNEKKVVKTWARASTISPEFVGHTVAVHNGNKFIPVYITENMVGHKLGEFAPTRLFRGHGGKLADKRSKR
- the rplV gene encoding 50S ribosomal protein L22; protein product: MEARAIARFVRMSPRKVRLVVDQIRGKSVNDAYAILQFSKKSAAEPVSKTLRSAVANAQNRAEDQGEVVDVDEMIVREAFVNEGPTLRRFRAAAMGRAAPIRKRTSHITVVVEHKDA
- the rplN gene encoding 50S ribosomal protein L14, yielding MIQQESVVRIADNSGAKAALCIRVLGGSKRRYARVGDVIVATVKDAIPNAAVKKGDVVKAVIVRTSKEMRRRDGTYIRFDDNAAVILNPNGEPRGTRIFGPVGRELREKKYMKIVSLAPEVL
- the rpsC gene encoding 30S ribosomal protein S3, whose translation is MGQKTHPTGFRLGIVKDWKSRWYAERDFPRLLMEDETIRKYLFRRLSHAAIAAVDIERKPSKIVVTIHTARPGVVIGKRGSEVDKLRDELAVLTNSEISVNVEEIKRPEIDARLVAENVAHQLRQRVSFRRAMKRAVQSAMRAGAEGIKIQCSGRLGGAEIARTEGYNEGRVPLHTLRADIDYAQLDAFTTYGTIGVKCWIFKGEVVEERRGRTYSTGA
- the rplP gene encoding 50S ribosomal protein L16: MLAPKRVKYRKTHKGRMRGKSHRGNKVSFGEFGLQATECGWITNRQIEAARVAMTRHIKRGGKVWIRIFPDKPITQKPAETRMGKGKGNPEKWVAVVKPGRVMFELEGVPEEVARRAMELASAKLPLKTRFLVRERQLGG
- the rpsJ gene encoding 30S ribosomal protein S10, whose translation is MADRIRIRLKAFDHWIVDQTASDIVRTAQKTGASVRGPIPLPTRRQRWTVLRSPHIDKKSREQFELRTHKRLIDIVDSRPQTIDALTKLDLPAGVDVEIKVD
- the rplB gene encoding 50S ribosomal protein L2, with amino-acid sequence MAIKKFKPMTPGTRFRSTVESAEITRRGPEKSLTESLSSSGGRNHHGRITMRRRGGGHKRKYRRIDFKRDKFDVPGKVVAVEYDPNRSANIALIHYADGEKRYILHVRGMEVGQEITAGPASDIKPGNALPLANIPLGTTVHNVELKPKKGGQMARSAGAGVQVVAKEGDYVTLRLPSTEMRRVHRECMATIGQIGNVDHELTSVGKAGAMRWRGRRPKVRGVAMNPVDHPLGGGEGRTSGGRPPVSPWGTPDGKKTRHRKKKSNKFIVRGRKRGKSTKS
- the rpsQ gene encoding 30S ribosomal protein S17 yields the protein MAETEEVTEVAETTDRNRRKVRIGVVTSDRQDKTVTVSVERRFPHPLYGKQVKRTKKYHAHDEENQYQVGDTVRIVETRPLSKTKRWRVIELIERPA
- the rplD gene encoding 50S ribosomal protein L4, with the translated sequence MFKARYYKTDGSKGRARPLPVSLFDGVVNEAVLHQVVKAYLANQRQGTAAAKNRSAVAGGSRKPWRQKGTGRARQGTIRAVQWTGGGRAFPPIPHSWRQRIPRKVKALARRSAFNARAEAERVVLVDAFDYDAPKTSRIRDYLAGIELGGRKVLVLTHGTNEVVYRSARNLQEVEVRAFGTESVYDILWADTVVIEREALDALEAEEPKAAAEKAAPVVAEAEPEQVEAPEAEEAAEPETAVEADSEEEADDA
- the rpsH gene encoding 30S ribosomal protein S8, coding for MMMTDPIADMLTRVRNAGTAGHRWADMPVSKLKVEVAKLLKEHAFVFDYKVLDDGKHGVLRVYLKYHDGAPVIRHLERVSRPGRRHYVGAKDIPSVRNGLGIAILSTSRGLMSDRGARQEGVGGELMALVW
- the rpmC gene encoding 50S ribosomal protein L29; translation: MKADDIRDWENSEIEARLGELKEEQFRLRFRSATMELENPRIIRQIKRDIARLKTILRERELAGND
- a CDS encoding type Z 30S ribosomal protein S14 codes for the protein MARKALIERQKGKQKYEVRHRNRCNRCGRPRAFIRKFGICRICFREMSLRGEIPGVRKSSW